A single region of the Mercenaria mercenaria strain notata chromosome 6, MADL_Memer_1, whole genome shotgun sequence genome encodes:
- the LOC123549078 gene encoding beta-1,3-galactosyl-O-glycosyl-glycoprotein beta-1,6-N-acetylglucosaminyltransferase-like gives MAKTVLKFRGIGAVLTVCGILLFLVQYTKIIQQVIHTGRQDIPETAAETNTHATAVKTDEVDKALFHENELNLANEVGQSKAFFNGSEQSEIKSVHKQRLSNLTTQTKHFIVSDEKFKKSYLENDNLFKVPSYVKEVNCNAIVKGDENKTKKAEHLSEANPKVGVTAQQYIHMTSDCSKFVSDRRYITDTLTEVENDFHIAFSLLIFKDIEQSERLLRAIYRPQNNYCIHIDKKSADSIYDAMSSIANCFDNVFIASTRYKVQWGTMTVLEPDLLCMKELWDKSKSWKYFINLTGQEFPLRTNYELVQILKAYNGANDIEGTIKRANRGRWKSAGTPPHGIVPTKGSVHIVASREYVDYVLHNQKAQDFLNWTKHTKVPDETFFSSLNHNPGLGVPGAYKGHPDTDIKGNAKPFVARFKNWGDWPCNGKRVRMVCVFGTGDLPMLASRRELFANKFYLDYHHFALDCMEELYFNHTRDEHLGKFSFDPRWYSDLEFILNKV, from the exons ATGGCAAAGACGGTGCTGAAGTTCAGGGGTATTGGTGCGGTTTTAACAGTGTGTGGGATCCTTCTTTTTCTTGTGCAGTACACAAAGATAATACAACAAGTGATTCATACTGGACGACAAGACATTCCAGAAACTGCAGCGGAAACAAATACTCATGCAACAGCTGTTAAAACAGATGAAGTTGACAAAGCACTCTTTCATGAGAATGAATTAAACCTTGCAAACGAAGTTGGTCAATCAAAagcatttttcaatggatcagaACAATCTGAAATTAAGTCAGTTCATAAACAAAGGCTTTCAAATCTAACAactcaaacaaaacattttatagtaTCTGACGAGAAATTTAAAAAGTCATATCTTGAAAATGATAACCTTTTCAAAGTACCCAGTTATGTAAAGGAAGTAAATTGTAACGCAATAGTGAAAGGGGATGAAAATAAGACGAAAAAAGCGGAACATTTATCGGAAGCCAATCCTAAGGTTGGTGTAACCGCTCAACAGTACATACACATGACCTCTGATTGCTCAAAGTTCGTATCGGACAGAAGATACATAACAGATACTTTGACAGAAGTTGAAAACGATTTTCATATTGCATTTAGCCTGCTTATATTTAAAGATATTGAACAGAGCGAAAGACTTTTGAGAGCAATTTATAGACCACAAAATAATTACTGTATACACATAGATAAAAAGAGTGCAGATAGTATTTATGATGCAATGTCAAGTATTGCTAACTGCTTCGACAATGTATTCATTGCAAGTACACGTTATAAAGTTCAGTGGGGGACCATGACAGTCTTAGAACCTGATTTATTGTGCATGAAAGAGTTATGGGACAAAAGCAAATcatggaaatattttatcaacCTAACGGGGCAGGAATTTCCGTTAAGAACTAATTATGAACTTGTGCAGATACTAAAAGCCTACAATGGCGCTAACGACATAGAAGGGACAATTAAAAG AGCTAATAGAGGCAGGTGGAAGAGCGCGGGAACCCCACCCCACGGTATTGTTCCTACAAAAGGTTCCGTGCATATTGTTGCAAGTAGGGAATATGTCGACTATGTTTTACATAATCAAAAAGCACAAGATTTTTTGAATTGGACAAAACACACTAAAGTACCAGATGAAACATTTTTCTCATCTTTAAATCATAATCCCGGTTTAGGAGTGCCTGGAGCATACAAAG GTCATCCAGACACGGATATCAAAGGGAATGCCAAACCGTTTGTTGCACGATTTAAAAACTGGGGTGACTGGCCTTGTAATGGAAAACGAGTACGTATGGTGTGTGTATTTGGAACAGGAGACCTACCAATGTTGGCGTCAAGGCGAGAACTTTTTGCAAACAAGTTTTATTTGGACTATCATCATTTTGCCTTAGACTGTATGGAAGAACTTTATTTTAATCATACAAGGGACGAACATCTCGGAAAATTTTCATTCGATCCAAGATGGTATTCTGACCTagaatttatattaaacaaagtATAA